The following are encoded together in the Apis mellifera strain DH4 linkage group LG4, Amel_HAv3.1, whole genome shotgun sequence genome:
- the LOC100578919 gene encoding tax1-binding protein 1 homolog isoform X1, translating into MKMYCCARGTFHCQYTNGVHFEKLRTKYSIDENILVHYTIQERVHTSTRDWIGIFPRGWTNLQQYLTFEYVTVSPKNLSNLSNRNITFLHTFHREALPNVDYQFVYVSKEIEILGTSSYFRFIVTPNVRPLDLSSNTPDYDIVNDNHIPTILSPTIGNTGKIIGCSRSTDNIVQSYRTRRSFGDQRQKMERTCRFCSKSASFTTNRVQFLVLHNEQLVSRVNRLTRDLELTEATVKSERMAQTVLTKKLQAYEMFIADMFKCLNIMGTVKIMDKSGKEMIVQKIKPKDLPLMRDEAGDKPLPILEVSMLNQSSEMKEYNNEATIKVERVENIPQLPHMFKIEDNKEVMIKNWKKDIEFSVKKEFTAVKEEKKFDISLSVEEQQPQFDTNISIEATGIKEEDHENRRGSYITKEATGTTNEPEDNTCKATCKIEQFNCTEDKLDDTKNTIYDEKNIGQNMDSLISVDSLKCCCDCHLNTSKTLSINKKIDSDNVKEWALQCECDLEISDEMYQMIDNYAERRHSSSIDVTKNGLSAILIKGRNAKFGVIKY; encoded by the exons atgaaaatgTATTGCTGTGCACGTGGCACGTTTCACTGTCAGTATACCAATGGAGTtcatttcgagaaattaagAACGAAATACAGTATCGACGAGAACATACTTGTACATTATACAATACAAGAGAGA GTTCATACATCAACGCGTGATTGGATCGGAATTTTTCCAAGAGGATGGACCAATCTACAGCAATATCTTACGTTTGAATACGTCACTGTATCACCTAAGAATCTATCGAATTTATCCAATCGAAATATTACGTTTTTACATACTTTCCATCGAGag GCATTGCCAAACGTCGATTATCAATTCGTTTATGTGAgcaaagaaatagaaatcttGGGAACCAGCTCTTATTTCCGCTTCATTGTGACCCCAAATGTTCGTCCCCTCGATCTAAGCTCGAATACGCCGGAC taTGACATTGTCAATGATAATCATATACCCACGATTCTGTCACCGACAATCGGAAACACAGGAAAGATAATTGGATGTAGCCGATCGACGGACAATATCGTTCAATCGTATCGTACAAGGCGATCGTTTGGAGATCAAAGACAGAAAATGGAGAGAACGTGCCGATTTTGCTCGAAATCGGCATCCTTCACAACGAACAGG gTTCAGTTTCTAGTATTGCATAATGAGCAACTCGTATCGAGAGTGAACCGTCTCACTCGTGACTTAGAATTAACAGAAGCAACTGTGAAAAGCGAAAGAATGGCGCAAACAGTTTTGACAAAGAAATTGCAAGCTTACGAGATGTTTATTGCGGATATGTTTAAATGTCTGAATATTATGGGAACTGTAAAGATTATGGATAAATCAGGAAAAGAg atgattgtacaaaaaataaaaccaaAGGATCTACCTCTGATGCGCGATGAGGCAGGTGATAAACCTCTTCCTATCCTTGAAGTTTCAATGTTGAATCAATCCtctgaaatgaaagaatataataacgaaGCAACAATAAAAGTAGAACGAGTAGAGAATATTCCTCAATTACCG CACATGTTCAAAATAGAGGATAACAAAGAAGTTATGAttaagaattggaaaaaagatatagaGTTCTccgtgaaaaaagaattcacgGCTgtcaaagaagagaaaaagtttGACATAAGCTTGTCCGTGGAAGAGCAACAGCCTCAGTTCGATACGAATATTTCGATAGAGGCGACAGGGATTAAAGAAGAGGATCATGAGAATCGGCG CGGTTCTTATATAACGAAAGAGGCCACGGGCACAACGAACGAACCGGAAGATAATACATGCAAAGCCACTTGTAAAATCGAACAGTTTAACTGTACCGAGGACAAATTAGATGATACGAAAAATACAATCTATGATGAGAAAAATATCGGGCAAAATATGGATTCGTTGATAAGCGTGGATTCGTTAAAATGTTGTTGCGATTGTCATTTGAATACGTCAAAGACGCTTAGTATTAACAAAAAGATTGATAGCGATAATGTGAAAG AATGGGCACTTCAATGCGAATGTGACTTGGAGATATCCGATGAAATGTATCAGATGATCGATAACTATGCGGAACGGCGTCATAGTAGTAGCATTGACGTGACGAAAAATGGCTTATCCGCGATTCTGATAAAGGGTAGAAATGCCAAATTTGGTGTTATCAA gtATTAA
- the LOC100578919 gene encoding tax1-binding protein 1 homolog isoform X2, with translation MKMYCCARGTFHCQYTNGVHFEKLRTKYSIDENILVHYTIQERVHTSTRDWIGIFPRGWTNLQQYLTFEYVTVSPKNLSNLSNRNITFLHTFHREALPNVDYQFVYVSKEIEILGTSSYFRFIVTPNVRPLDLSSNTPDYDIVNDNHIPTILSPTIGNTGKIIGCSRSTDNIVQSYRTRRSFGDQRQKMERTCRFCSKSASFTTNRVQFLVLHNEQLVSRVNRLTRDLELTEATVKSERMAQTVLTKKLQAYEMFIADMFKCLNIMGTVKIMDKSGKEMIVQKIKPKDLPLMRDEAGDKPLPILEVSMLNQSSEMKEYNNEATIKVERVENIPQLPHMFKIEDNKEVMIKNWKKDIEFSVKKEFTAVKEEKKFDISLSVEEQQPQFDTNISIEATGIKEEDHENRRGSYITKEATGTTNEPEDNTCKATCKIEQFNCTEDKLDDTKNTIYDEKNIGQNMDSLISVDSLKCCCDCHLNTSKTLSINKKIDSDNVKEWALQCECDLEISDEMYQMIDNYAERRHSSSIDVTKNGLSAILIKGRNAKFGVIK, from the exons atgaaaatgTATTGCTGTGCACGTGGCACGTTTCACTGTCAGTATACCAATGGAGTtcatttcgagaaattaagAACGAAATACAGTATCGACGAGAACATACTTGTACATTATACAATACAAGAGAGA GTTCATACATCAACGCGTGATTGGATCGGAATTTTTCCAAGAGGATGGACCAATCTACAGCAATATCTTACGTTTGAATACGTCACTGTATCACCTAAGAATCTATCGAATTTATCCAATCGAAATATTACGTTTTTACATACTTTCCATCGAGag GCATTGCCAAACGTCGATTATCAATTCGTTTATGTGAgcaaagaaatagaaatcttGGGAACCAGCTCTTATTTCCGCTTCATTGTGACCCCAAATGTTCGTCCCCTCGATCTAAGCTCGAATACGCCGGAC taTGACATTGTCAATGATAATCATATACCCACGATTCTGTCACCGACAATCGGAAACACAGGAAAGATAATTGGATGTAGCCGATCGACGGACAATATCGTTCAATCGTATCGTACAAGGCGATCGTTTGGAGATCAAAGACAGAAAATGGAGAGAACGTGCCGATTTTGCTCGAAATCGGCATCCTTCACAACGAACAGG gTTCAGTTTCTAGTATTGCATAATGAGCAACTCGTATCGAGAGTGAACCGTCTCACTCGTGACTTAGAATTAACAGAAGCAACTGTGAAAAGCGAAAGAATGGCGCAAACAGTTTTGACAAAGAAATTGCAAGCTTACGAGATGTTTATTGCGGATATGTTTAAATGTCTGAATATTATGGGAACTGTAAAGATTATGGATAAATCAGGAAAAGAg atgattgtacaaaaaataaaaccaaAGGATCTACCTCTGATGCGCGATGAGGCAGGTGATAAACCTCTTCCTATCCTTGAAGTTTCAATGTTGAATCAATCCtctgaaatgaaagaatataataacgaaGCAACAATAAAAGTAGAACGAGTAGAGAATATTCCTCAATTACCG CACATGTTCAAAATAGAGGATAACAAAGAAGTTATGAttaagaattggaaaaaagatatagaGTTCTccgtgaaaaaagaattcacgGCTgtcaaagaagagaaaaagtttGACATAAGCTTGTCCGTGGAAGAGCAACAGCCTCAGTTCGATACGAATATTTCGATAGAGGCGACAGGGATTAAAGAAGAGGATCATGAGAATCGGCG CGGTTCTTATATAACGAAAGAGGCCACGGGCACAACGAACGAACCGGAAGATAATACATGCAAAGCCACTTGTAAAATCGAACAGTTTAACTGTACCGAGGACAAATTAGATGATACGAAAAATACAATCTATGATGAGAAAAATATCGGGCAAAATATGGATTCGTTGATAAGCGTGGATTCGTTAAAATGTTGTTGCGATTGTCATTTGAATACGTCAAAGACGCTTAGTATTAACAAAAAGATTGATAGCGATAATGTGAAAG AATGGGCACTTCAATGCGAATGTGACTTGGAGATATCCGATGAAATGTATCAGATGATCGATAACTATGCGGAACGGCGTCATAGTAGTAGCATTGACGTGACGAAAAATGGCTTATCCGCGATTCTGATAAAGGGTAGAAATGCCAAATTTGGTGTTATCAAGTAA